The nucleotide sequence TTCATTTAGTGCATCAGGAGGTTCGAGGTTGTTCTCCCACCCGCACCTCGATTATGCGCTCCTGCCCATCTCGGAGAATGGTCACTCTTACCGTATCACCGATGGTGGTTTTGGTCTCCAGGTAAACGGTCAGATCTTGGAAGTTATGGACCGACTGTCCGTTGATTGCCACAATGACATCGCCATCTAGTGGTACCTGATAACGACCCAGACGAACGGTGCGGCTACTCCCCCGTATTCCTGCATTGTCGGCTGGTCCACCGCTCACTACCTTGATGACCAACAACCCAGCGTCCACGGGCAATTTCATGCCTGCCTCGCGCAGCATTCTGGCAGTTGAGGAGGTCAGGGACAACAACTCCACACCCAGCCAGGGATGGGGGTAATATCCCTGGGAAATGAGTTTGGGTACGACGCGCTGCACGGTATTCACCGGGATTGCGAAGCCCACTCCTGCCGAGGCTCCACTAGTACTGATGATTTGCGAGTTTACGCCGATGACATACCCATCCAGGTCGAGCAATGGCCCGCCGGAATTCCCAGGGTTGATCGCTGCATCAGTTTGAATCGCTTCACCGATAAAGCGATTGTCTTCAGGGCTTTGGATCACCCGTCCCAAGGCGCTGATTATCCCTGTAGTCAGCGTCTGTTGCAAACCGAAAGGATTCCCGATGGCGAGGACAATTTGCCCCACCCGCAGTTGATCTGAATTGCCCAAGATAAGTGGTTTAGGTAGGTCTGCACCAGCCTCTATGCGGATCACAGCCAGATCATTGGTCGGATCCACCCCCACGATCTTAGCCTCGTACGTTCCCCCTCCAGCGAGGGTAACGAGGAGTTCCTGCGCGTTCTCAACTACATGGTAGTTGGTGACGATGTGACCATCACTGTCATAGACAAAGCCCGAGCCGGTTCCTTCCTGTGGGATGGGCTGCATGAACCAGTCATAGGCATAGGTGCGTGTGGTGATATTGACAACTGCCGGCGCGGCTAATTCATATACACTGATGAACTGCATCTGCAAGGCTTTAGCTGCTGTTAATACGTCCAAGGCAAGTGGCACTGGTACAGCAGTTGTGGCAGTAGGCAAGGCAGCAAGTGGTGCCGCTGATGCATCCGTCGCCGCTTGCTCGTCTGAGGAGTGCGATACTGGCACGTCGAGCGTGGCAGTAGGCAAAGCAGCAACTGGCACGTCCGTTGCCCCTGCTGTAGCACGTGGCAGGCTACAACCAACCACCATAAACAACAGGACAAGAGCGACAATCAGGCTCTGATATCCTCGCGATATTTTATTCATTGTTATATTCCTCCTACTTGCTCAGATAAACAGCGCTCTCTACTACAGATTAGGGTCAAGAGATTTGAGCATCATTCGCTCTAGACAGATAATGAGGGGCGAACCAACCTGCGGTCGGTTCGCCCCTCATTGAAGTGAGACTTCCACAAGCTTTGGGTTAGAACTCGCCCCAGCCGGGGAAGCCTCTACCGGGAAAGCCGCCAAACCGGCCGCGTCCGCCTCGCTCCATGAAACCACCGACCCAGCAGCCACCACAAGCAGCATCCAACTGCTCCGCTACTGCTTCCTTCATCTGACTTAACATCAGGTCAGCTTGCTTCTGAGTGATGCGTTCATCCTTCACTGCCTCGTCCAGTTTCCCTTTGTACTTAGCTAGGTATTCATCGGCGATGGTTTGCGGATCTATCCCCTTCTCCTTAGCCACATCGCTAATGCTCTTTCCCTGCTTGAATTCTTCAATCAGGTCATCCAGCGACATATCCAGTTTGTCAGCAGCGATGGAGAGGAGCGATGTCCCGGCTATCCCACCGCATCCCCGGCCGCCCCAGAAGCCAAAGCGCTTGCCTATCCACGGACCTTTCCACTCCATTTCGAAACGTTCCTTGAGCATGTCAGCTTGCTGCTGGGTCAGCCAGCCATCCTCAACTGCCTGCTTCAGTACCTGCTCCTTGGCTGACTCAACGGCTGCATCGTATTTCTCAACGCTGATGCCCAGGATGCTGGCAATGGCTTCGTGCATCTTTTGCCGGAAGTTCCAGCCTGACGTCTCTGTGGAACCCTCCTGAGCGAGGGCAACGACGCCGACAGCAGTCATTCCAAGGATCACGACCAATGCGGCGATGCCCGCAAACTTCCAAAATTTCCTCATAGTAACCTCCTTCCTTTTTGGTAGAGTGGATAGATTCCACTCCATTTTTCTATCGCTATTATAGTAGCCACTTATGTAGAAGTTATGGAGATAGATTGGAGAACATATGAAAAGATAAATGGATCACTCATACCTCAACGCCTCAATGGGGTTGAGAGCAGCAGCGCGACTGGCTGGGTAGATGCCGAAAAACAGGCCAACGGCAATGGACACACTTAGGGCCATGACCACGCTTCCAGGGGTAACAAGGGCCCGAGTACCTCCCAGCAGTGGAGTCACAACCCGTGCCGCACCATAGCCAGTTAGGACACCGACAATACCTCCCACTAGGCTGAGTATCACTGCCTCAACCAGGAATTGGGTCAAAATGTCCCGCCGCTTGGCTCCTACTGCCTTGCGAATACCAATCTCACGCGTTCGTTCTGTAACCGAGACTAGCATAATGTTCATGATGCCAATGCCCCCCACTACCAGGGAGATAGCAGCGATACTGGCCAAAAGCACCGTAAAGGTCTGCGATGTTTCCTGCACCATTTCCACGATCTGCGCTTGGTTTTGGATGATAAAGTCGTTAGATTGGCTGGCTGTTAATCCATGGCTAGCCCGTAGAATGGCAGTCAGCTCTGCTTGAGCCAAATCCATTTTATCTGCCGAGACGGCTTGCACGTTGATGGAGCTCAAGGTTCTGTTGCCTGCTCCACCAAATTTGAGTTGAGCCGTGCTCAGAGGGATGAAAAGCTGGTCGTCCATGCCGGCTCCCTTGCTGACCAGAATACCCACAATTTCGTAGTTCTGGCGGTTGATTTTGATTGTCTTGCCCAAGGGATCAATGAGCGTGCCTCCAAAGAGGTCCTCGACCACCGAGGACCCCAATACCGCCACCTTGGCCTGCGTGCTAAGATCCAACTCGTCAATAAAACGCCCTCGTTCTACCTGCCAGTTGCGCACCGGACGGTATTCTGGCGTGACCCCTAGGATAGTGGTTTGCGTGTTCTTGCTGCCATAAACCACTTGAGCGCGGGTGGAATACTCAGGCGCGATAGCAGCTATAGAAGTCGCCAATCGCGCGATAGACTCCACATCGTCATTGGTCAGACTGGGAGCTGTGGTGGTCATGGCAACACCACGGAAGACCATCCTCGCCGGAGAAACGACGAGCAAGTTGGAACCCAGACTTTGAAACCGTTCCAGCACCTGGGCTTGGGCTCCAGCGCCGACTGCTACTAGAGCGATCACCGCTCCTACGCCGATGATGATGCCCAGCATGGTTAGCCCAGCACGTAGTTTATTGGCTGCCAAAGAGCGCAGCGCTATACGCACGCTTTCAATCACGTTCACGGCCTCATCTCCCTAATAACTACTCCACCGCCAGGGATCATCTGACCGAAGCCACGGAAGGTACCGGTCTGTTGCGTGGAAGTCTGGTATTCAATGACCACACGATCTCCCTCGTTCAGCCCACGCAGTACCTCCACATACGTCCCATCGCTCAACCCAACCTCCACCCGCGTCGCCATGACCGTGCCATCGGCATCCCGCACCATCACCACGTAGCCATCCTCCCCCTGTTGCAATGCCAACACTGGGAGCAACAACGCGTTCTCACGCCTCCCCACGATAATCTTCACATTCGCAGTCATCCCTGGCCGCAGTGACACTCCTTCCACTCCCTCCAGACTCACCGGCACCTTGTAGCTCACCACGTTCTGTATCAGCTGCCCCTCCAAAGGCACCTCCAACACTACGCCACGAAACTTGCGCCCCGGAAAGGCATCGAAGGTGATTTCTGCCTCCTGACCCACTTCGACTTTGCTGATATCTGTCTCATCCACCGTGGCAATGACGCGCAGATTGGACAGGTCTGCCAGGGTCACGATGATGGTGTTGGAGGAGACCAGATCGCCGATCTCAGCACCAACGGAGATGACTGTGCCATCGAAGGGAGCGATCATGGTAGCGGCCTCGAGAGCGGCTTGGGCTTTTTCGAGGGTGGCTTTGGCGGCGTCGTAGCGCGCCTGGGCCAGTTGCAGTGTTTTGGGGTCTGGTCCGGCAAGGATGTTGGCCAGGGTATCCTTGGCTTTGGCGAGGTTGTACTCGGCTTGAGCGATCTTGTTGCGCACTTGAGCTTGGGCCAGACCAGCCTTTAACTGCTCCAACGTCTCCTCGGCTTTCTTAACCTTGTCCTCAGCAGCAGTCAGGGCAGCGTTGGCATTGGCCCGGGCTGCCTCCAACTTAGCCCTTGCTTTAGCCAGCGCCTCTGCTGCTTCGTCAACTGCTGCCTGCTCGACTTTGCCCTGCTGACGCTGTGCTTCGAGGTCTCGTAATTTACGCTCATACCAGGCTACTGTGTATTCCAGATCGCGTACTGTCTTGCCCACCGTCGAACTATGCTGGGTAATAAGCAAATTCAATCGGGCGCTTTCCAAGTCGAGCTCAGCCTGCTGCAAAGTTTTCTCTACAGTAGATTGTTTTGCTTCCAGCAGGGCAGCTTCTGCTAAGGCCACCTCCAGTTCGGCTTTCTGTCGGTCTAATTCTGTGTAGGGGTTCTTGGCTTTCTCCAGTGCCTCCTCAGCCGAAAGCAAATCCGCCTTCGCCTGATCCACTGCCCTCTGCAGCGAGGAGGGGTCAATGCGTGCCAGGACGGTTCCTTGCCGCACTTCCTGACCAGGTGCAACGTTCAGCTCAATCAAGGGAATCTGGCTGACATCGAAGCTCAGTTGCGCTTGACGTCTGGCGATAACCTCACCCGTAGGAGTGATGGCTGCTACCAGGCTGCCTCGCTCGACCGCGACCACTTGTGTGTAGCTAGTTGCCCGAGCAGCATTGCTGCGCATGCGCAGCACCAGCACCACAGCTCCGGCCAGGGCGATAACTCCTACGATCACCCAAAATCTCCTATGTTTCATGCCTGACCTCCTACTATCCTATGGTCTCGTCGCAGGTAGTTCTGGCGGCAGCCCTCCGCCTCCGCCACGTTCATGGCCTCATCTCCCTAATAACTACTCCACCGCCAGGGATCATCTGACCGAAGCCACGGAAGGTACCGGTCTGTTGCGTGGAAGTCTGGTATTCAATGACCACACGATCTCCCTCGTTCAGCCCACGCAGTACCTCCACATACGTCCCATCGCTCAACCCAACCTCCACCCGCGTCGCCATGGCCGTGCCATCCGCATCCCGCACCATCACCACGTAGCCATCCTCCCCTTGGCGCAACGCCAACACCGGGATCAACAACGCATTCTCACGCCTCCCCACGATGATCTTCACATTCGCAGTCATCCCCGGCCGCAGTGACACTCCTTCCACTCCCTCCAGACTCACCGGCACCTTGTAGCTCACTACGTTCTGTACAAGCTGCCCCTCCAAAGGCACCTCCAACACTACGCCACGAAACTTGCGCCCCGGAAAGGCATCGAAGGTGATTTCTGCCTGCTGACCCACTTCGACTTTGCTGATGTCCGTCTCGTCCACCGTGGCAATGACGCGCAGATTGGACAGATCGGCCAGGGTTACGATGGTGGTGTTGGAGGAGACCAGATCGCCAACCTCAGCGCCAACGGAGATGACTGTGCCATCGAAGGGAGCGATCATGGTAGCGGCCTCGAGAGCGGCTTGGGCTTTTTCGAGGGTGGCTTTGGCGGCGTCGTAGCGCGCCTGGGCCAGTTGCAGTGTTTTGGGGTCTGGGCCGGCGAGGATGTTGGCCAGGGTATCCTTAGCTTTGGCGAGGTTGTACTCGGCTTGCGCGATTTTGTTGCGCACTTGAGCCTGGGCCAGACCAGCCTTTAGCTGTTCCAACGTCTCCTCGGCTTGGGCAACCTGATTCTGTGCATTCAGCAGATCCAGAGCTGCTCGGGCTTTGGCTGTCTCAAGGTTGTCTTTGGCATCCATCATGCGGTTGTAGGCCAAGACCTCGCGATCTTTGCCCTCCTCAGTGGTAATGGGACCTTCCAATAATTTACCGTGCTCTACCTCGGCAACATTGGCCAGCCACTGTAGGCGCTCAAGCTGCTCTTGGGTCGAAAGATCGTTTTGCAAAGCGGCGAGCTTGCCCTTGGTCTGTTGCAGTGCACGTTCTGCCTCTTGTATAGCTTCTCCTGCGGTAGCCCGTTTGGCCTCCAGCAAGGCAGCTTCTGCTAAGGCCACATCCAGTTCAGCTTTCTGCCGGTCTAATTCTGTGTAGGGGTTCTTGGCTTTCTCCAGTGCCTCCTCAGCCGAAAGCAAATCCGCCTTCGCCTGATCCACTGCCCGCTGCAGCGAGGAGGAGTCAATGCGCGCCAGGGCGGTTCCTTCCCGCACCTCTTGGCCTGGCGTGACATTCAACTCAATCAGAGGAATACGGCTAACGTCGAAACTCAATTGCGCCTGGCGTCTGGCAGTGACCTCACCTGTGGGAGTGATGGCTGCTACCAGGCTGCCTCGTTCGACCGTGACCACTTGGGTATAGCTTGTCGCTTGGCTCTGGCCTCGCCTCAACCGCAATCCCACCAGAACCAATATCCCAATTAGGACTACAGCCAAACCCCACTTGAACACACGCTTGAAAGATTGCATTTTCTTACCTCGCTTATTATTGTCCGGAGGGCGTAGATGGGAATGCGCGCATGGACTGGATGGAGCGGGCGGTATAAGAGCCATCATCGTTCTTTGTGCCCATAACTACCACCCGTTCACCAACCTTCAGGTCACCTACAGTGACGGACATGAATTTCTCAATCAGGGTAGTATCGGTAGTTTGTACACGGATCGTTTCCTGTCCGGTGTTGAGGAGCACAGTGGTGCCTTGGATCTCCTCGATGGTGCCCGCGATGCCACCCTCTGTCCCTTGAGTGATTCTTTGCCCAGGTTGTGGAGTCTGGGACGGAGCAAAGAATTGACCACCTTCTCCCCGCATCCGCTGTTGAAAGAAGCGTGCCGGGTTCTGGATCACGCGGTTTTCTCCAACCTTGGTTCCAGCGTAGAAAGCACCGCCACCCACCGCAGCCAAAACTAGCACTACGATCAAGGCCATTGCGACTTTCTTCATCATGCCATTCCCTCCTGAATTGAGTATGTAGTACTCGGATTAAATCCAGCTAAAGGGTTGGTTTGCACTCTTCAGTTGGCGCGTTTCATCTCTCAGCTAATCCGCGACGATCTTTCCATCTCGCAAGCGGATGATGCGTTGAGCGCGTGCACCTATCTCGGGATCGTGGGTAACGATCACCACGGTGATCCCACGTTCGCGGTTCAAGGTCTCAAAGATGTCCAGGATTTCCGCACCTGCCTTTGAATCCAAGTTACCAGTGGGCTCATCAGCCAGGATGATCTCTGGATCGTTGACCAGAGCGCGCGCAATGGCAACTCGCTGTTGCTCACCGCCTGACAACTCGTTTGGGTGGTGATGGGCCCGCTCAGCCAAGCCTACAGCCTCTAGAGCTTCTAGAGCTCGCTGCCTCCGCTTTGCGGTTCCAGCGTAAATCAAGGGCAATTCCACGTTGACTAGGGCTGTGGTGCGGGGTAGCAAGTTGTAGGTTTGGAAGACAAAACCAACTTTGCGGTTGCGGATTTCTGCCAGTTGGTCGTCGCCCAGCCGGCCTACCTCCAAGCCATCCAGGTAATATGTGCCTGACGTAGGTTGGTCCAGACAGCCGATAATATTCATCAGGGTGGACTTGCCCGAGCCGGAAGGACCCATAATCGCTACCATCTCCCCTGCTTCTACCTGCAGAGAGACGCCTCGCAGAGCGTGTACTTCCACCTTGCCCAATTTGTAGACTTTGGTTATTTCTTGGATATTAATCACAAATCCTCCTCATGCCCAAGCCTTTAATATCGCTGGATTGCAGTTGTTTTATGTTCCGCCAGTGAATGCAATGCATTTGGCGTGACCTAGATGCAAATTGGTCCACCTCTGATCAATCATAACATGAAGTTGTGGAGATTTGATGGAGTAGGTTGTAGAGTGGGTGAACTTTTAGTGTCTGAGCCTTACACGGAAATCTAGATTATAAGAGGCGCTACTGTGCCAAGCATGCCTTGAATATTGCGGGGAATTCAATCAACAGAACTACCTTAAGACTTGCCACAAGTTGCTGAAGTCATCCGTCCATGTGCGCAAGCTAGTGGGGATGGGCGGGCGTTGTGAAATACGCGCTGCAATAGCCGGCAGTTCCAGAAAGTCTTGTTTGTGCGTAAGCAGCATCCAGACAGAATCGTAGCTACGAATGCCATCACCTTTGTCCTCGATCAAAGCGGTGCTCAAGCTCATCAGCCATTCGATAAACCGCCCAATGGAGATTAAAGTAACGGTTGGAAACATGGATGGCCATAATACCATCTTGCTTGAGGTGCTTCAAATAGGTCACAAAGGCTTCTTTCGTGAGCAGGTGCAGTGGTACAGCATCGCCGCTGAACGCATCCAGAACCAACAGATCAAAATTCTGTGAACCGCCATCCACCAATTCGCGTTCCAGTGAAACACGTGCGTCTCCTGGGATAATGTCAATGTGCGCTTGCGAGTCTGCCAGAAACGAGAAATAACCTCCTTTGCCTTGCGCAATGCGAATGACATCTGGGTTAATCTCATAGAAACGGAAGATATCCCCTGGTTGCCCATAGCTGGTGATGACACCGATGCCCAGTCCAAGGGCGCCGATGCGCAAATTCCCAGGGCGAGTCGGATGATTCGAGATCGCCAGTCCAATCCCACTGCTCTCAGCATGGAACGTTGTTGGCCTATCGCGTAAGTCTTCATTCTCAAACTGAAAGCCGTGCACAGTCTTGCCATGGGTGAGTTGGTAGGCATGCAGTTCTGGATGTTCCGCATTAATCTCCCAGACCCGCGATACGCCGTAGAAACTGCGCATTGCCAATAGCGCATCTGACGAAATTGCACGCATGATGAGGACAATCAAGCCGACCAGAACTACAATAAGCAGAGAAGTGACCGCGACGACTGACCGCAAACTCCAGCGCCGTGGACTGCCTGCCCGCTGGGATTTATCTGCCCGTCTGCGTTGTGCTCTGCTTGGTGGTTTGGCACGTGCCGGCGCGTGATCGGTTTGCATGACAATCACGAGAAGTACCCCGCAAGCGACCAACCCCCATTGCAGTTCCCAAAATCCGGTGGCGAATAGATACGGCGCAAGTAAGTTCACGTAAATTCCGCCTATCGCGCTCCCAATAGCAATCATTAGATAGAACGGGGGTAAGAAACGCGCATGTGGTCGCAACCTGAATAACTCACCGAGGCAGATCATACAGCTGACGAACAAGAGCAGTGCGTAAAGAGTGATCTGGGTCATCATGCTGAATGGGGGCCATTTCACGAGCATCCACAGGCTGACAAAGCTGAGGATAAAGAAGGCAATCCCATATAGTCGACGGGAATACCAACGTCCTCCTGAAAATGCAAGGATAAAGCTCAGTAAGTAGATCGTCAGTGGCAAAATCCATAAGAGGGGGATAACCGCCACTTCCTGTGTAATCTGGCTGGTCACAGAAATCAGCAAAGTCGAGGCTCAAGCGGCCAAGCCAATCCAAAGGATGTGGACCCTATGCCAGGTCGCGTCTCCGCAGCGGGATAAGCGCTCTTATCCTTCTGCGCCACTATGTCTGGTACCCGGTGATAGGTTCTCCATGCCATATAGGCTGCGCTGAGCACAAAGCCGACATACCCTGCTGACCAGAGCCAGGCTTGCGCTCGGATAGTCAGATGGGGTTCAAAAGGATGGGATAACTGATCAGGGCCAGGAGCGACCCGAGATTCGACAGTACATACAAGCGATAGGGAATTCGATCGCGATACTCGTTGCTGAACCATCCCTGCATCAGAGTGCTGTTGGATGAAAGCAGAAAATAGGGGATACCTACTGAAACCGCCAGAACTTTCAGGATTCCCAGGATAGGCTGAGCATTGCCTTGCAGACGCCAACTGGCATCTGGGGTAAGGGGAGAAGTCCAAACCAGCGTCGTAACCAGTAATAGGCCAAGTGACAAGCACAGCAGAAGCAGGTGTATCATGCTTTGCAAGCGGTTACGCGGTCGTCCCAGCAGCCAATAGGCGTAGGCATAGCCGCCGGTCAAAACGACCTGAAAGAAAAGCAACACCGTAGGCCATACTGTTGGCGTGCCACCAAACCAGGGCAGAATAACCTTTCCGATCATAGGCTGAACCAGAAAGAGGAGAAAAGCAGAGAGAAGAATGCTCAGAGCGTAGTAATATGGCATTAATTGTTATCCCTGATAAGGAAAGTCGAAGAGCAGCCCGTTTCCACGCCTACCTCAACTTTGATTGCTAGCTTCTTTCTCATAGCCAGGCGTGCCTCTTCGTAACCCGCCCTGGCGGCTTGATTATACTGTACAAGTACACAGAAACCCAAAACCTGCTTCTTATATTCGTAAGAACTCGTTCAGTCGGCTGGCAGTACCATAAAAGATGACGTTGTCGTTTGCCAAAGTAAGGAAGGCCTGATAGAATAACAAGCCAGCAAAGGACCCTGTGAGGCGTGATGACCCTTTTCTACCTTGCCTGTGCCTGGCTGCTGGGTATTTATCTCAGTTCTCTTATTCACCCTCCCGTGTGGGGCATTGCAGTGGCAGCCGGGGCATGCCTCGCGGTCTTTTTTATTCTGCGCAGGCAAATCCGTGTGCAGCTTTCGCAAACCAGAGCGATACAGCTCGCCAGCATCTATTTCTTGATCCTACTGCTGGGCATTTGGCGCTATGATCTGGCACGTCCCACCCTGGTACCTGGACCACTGGCTGCCTACAATGAAGGTGAAAAGGTCGTGCTGCAGGGCATTGTTGTAAATGAGCCGGTGGCCCGTGACCGTTCAACTAGGCTGCAAGTCTCAGTATCCAGGCTCAAGGCTGGTGATTTGTGGATGCCTATGCAGGATCAGGTCCTAGTGCAGATCCATAGCTATAAGACGTATCGTTATGGCGACGAACTAGAGATCCAAGGCAAGCTCCAGACGCCAAGCGATTCCGATGGTTTCTCCTACCGCACCTACCTGGCCAGAAAGGGCATCCATTCGCTGCTCAGCTATCCTCACATCACGCTCCTAGCACGCGATCGAGGCAAGCGCCTGCCGGCTGTGCTCTATGCCATAAAGCGGCGCACGCAAAGCGTTATCGCGAGCATTCTTCCTGAGCCAGAGGCGTCTTTGCTGATTGGCATTTTGCTTGGCAGTGATGAGGGCATCCCGCGTTCTTTGCTGGACAAGTTCCAGGCTACCGGCACGGCGCACATTATTGCTATCTCTGGGTTCAATATTGCCATCATCTCCGCGGCATTGGTCAAAGTATTTACCCGCATGCTGCCGCGCTATGTGGCGTTGTTCATAGCAGTAGGCGCGATTGCACTTTATGCTGTTCTGGTCGGCGCTGATCCCCCAGTGGTGCGCGCGGCGATCATGGGTGGCCTGGCAGCATTGGCTTTGATCGTCGGACGGCCAAGCCATGCCCTGACGAGCCTGTTCGCTGCAGCCTGGTTGATGACGGCATGGCAGCCATTTCTCTTGTGGGACGTTGCTTTTCAGCTCTCTTTCGCCGCCACCTTGGGCTTGATTGTGTACGCTGAAAAGCTCCAAAGAGGGCTTGAAAACGCACTCTGTCGGTTTGTCCCTGTGGAAACTGCCCAGCAGGTAACGCGGCTGCTCAACGACACTCTGTTGGTCACATTGGCCGCGATGATTACGACCTTGCCCCTGCTCATGTATCACTTCCAGCAGTTCTCACCGCTCAGTTTGATTGCCAACCTGCTTATCCTGCCAGTGCAGCCTGCTATCATGTACCTCGGCAGCACTGCTGCCATAGCCGGGCTGTTGTCGCTACCTATGGGAAGATGGCTTGGCTGGGCAGCATGGTTATTCTTGACTTACACCATCCGTGTCGTGGAGATCATGGCCCAGTGGGTGCACATTTCTGGGACGATAAGTCAGGTCAATCCTGCGGTTTATTTGGCTTACTACGCCATTTTGCTTCTCCTCAGTTTGAGGCCAGCAACAAATCTCTTTGCTTCGGTAAAGGCAGTACTGAGGCGTCTGCTGCACCAAGGGTTGACACGCAAACTGACTGCCTCGGCCCTGGCCATTGTCGCTATTCTAGTGTGGATGGAAGTAGCCCATTTGCCTGATGGCAAACTCCACGTGGTGTTCTTGGATGTGGGCCAGGGTGATGCCATCCTGGTGCAAACGCCAACGGGCAACCGCCTGCTGATAGACGGTGGCCCCAGTCCCGCTGCGCTGCTTGCAGCTTTTGGACGGCGATTGCCCTTCTGGGACCGACGGATAGACCTTATCCTGCTTTCACACCCGCATGATGACCATCTGTACGGGCTGCTACCCGTGGTGGAAAGGTACCAGGTCAGACAGGTGTTGATCAGCACTGCTACTTGCAAT is from Chloroflexota bacterium and encodes:
- a CDS encoding DNA internalization-related competence protein ComEC/Rec2; translated protein: MTLFYLACAWLLGIYLSSLIHPPVWGIAVAAGACLAVFFILRRQIRVQLSQTRAIQLASIYFLILLLGIWRYDLARPTLVPGPLAAYNEGEKVVLQGIVVNEPVARDRSTRLQVSVSRLKAGDLWMPMQDQVLVQIHSYKTYRYGDELEIQGKLQTPSDSDGFSYRTYLARKGIHSLLSYPHITLLARDRGKRLPAVLYAIKRRTQSVIASILPEPEASLLIGILLGSDEGIPRSLLDKFQATGTAHIIAISGFNIAIISAALVKVFTRMLPRYVALFIAVGAIALYAVLVGADPPVVRAAIMGGLAALALIVGRPSHALTSLFAAAWLMTAWQPFLLWDVAFQLSFAATLGLIVYAEKLQRGLENALCRFVPVETAQQVTRLLNDTLLVTLAAMITTLPLLMYHFQQFSPLSLIANLLILPVQPAIMYLGSTAAIAGLLSLPMGRWLGWAAWLFLTYTIRVVEIMAQWVHISGTISQVNPAVYLAYYAILLLLSLRPATNLFASVKAVLRRLLHQGLTRKLTASALAIVAILVWMEVAHLPDGKLHVVFLDVGQGDAILVQTPTGNRLLIDGGPSPAALLAAFGRRLPFWDRRIDLILLSHPHDDHLYGLLPVVERYQVRQVLISTATCNSPLCEQWQQLLLEKDIPVMTVEQAMQVDLGDGLTMEVLPPINGDADKLDQTSLVARLAWQEISFLFTGDLEADHLLALQDAGWSLDCTVLKVPHHGSDQAINEALLATIHPDIAIISVGADNRFGHPAETTLSCLDHAGIQVLRTDQVGTMEVIADGQHCQVRSGKR